The DNA window ATTCTTTGCACTAGGTAGTCCTCTTgtgcccacacaacaaagtcacACCACTGCATCCCACTGATGAGCAGTTGTCCTTGCACTTGCCAGTAATATGCGTGGCTCTTTTTTAGTTTAGGGGTACCACATTCCATCTGCACATATTTGCAGTCAATAAAGTTTTGTACATTGGGACATTTGAATTCGACGAAGCCAAACTGGGGGTATTCATTGGGGTCAAAAACAACACCATCAGGAGATGCAGCAAGCCAGGGGGCAATGGGGTGAATGACCAGACCACAGGGTGAGTAGTTAACATTCATTAGCCTACTATACTCTGCTGCTATTGCAGGCTCCATCTCAGTTCCTCTCCTCATGTCTGCTGTCTGCCTTGTTCCCTTCAATATACGCTCTGCTAGTGACTCGGCCGAGCTCTGGCCTCTGACGTGACACACCTCCCGAAACCTAGAGGCAGTCACTCTGGGCCTGCGGAGCTGATGCCACTCAGACGAAGAGCTTTGCTCACGTGTAGCTTCCTCTATTTTGTGAGCCATTTCCAGAGTTACAGACAAGCTTTTCAGATGCAGAAGCTTTTCTTctgagcacacaaacacacaatctgATGGCAAGATGTCATACCCCTCCAGAGGCAAGTGCGGTGTTGGTGGTGCATCGCGGTGTAGTGTGATGTACCGGGTTGTCAAAACCGGCTGCTGATATGACAGAACACTGCCCTCCTGCACCAGCCCAAAGGCACTTTCCACAAGGGGCTTGTCAGGTCTCATGTTCATTGTGGTCACAAGTGGCCTGTCCTCAATATTAAATTTTGCATATGCCTCCGTTATTCTGAACAAGCAGGGATCTGGTAACGGACCCACCATGCCTCTGTAGAAGCCACTCCTAAAGAAAACATCAATGACAATAATGTAAGGGAGAAGGTTATTATACTGAACaacaactaaactaaaaactaaaaggtGTAAAACAGTGGTGCATAAGTTAGAGACTGGGATGTATATGTACATGACTGAGTTAGCCGTCTTCAGAAAGTGTAATGTTGTATGTAAATTAATACCTATTCTGACACATGTATGTATGAAAAAAATAGCAACATACATTTGTAACACATGAAACCAAATTTTACAAATGTAATTACCGTACTCCAGTCTGGGCCATCCTATTTGGTACCGGCTTAGTGAAGATCATGGAGTTGATGGGTCCTGGCCTCACACCCTAACAGAAGACACATTTACTATGGATGgtgttgctgttcatatgtaaaCATGGACTAATTCAAAAACTTTAACCTCATTTAAATTACCACTGTCCG is part of the Maylandia zebra isolate NMK-2024a linkage group LG3, Mzebra_GT3a, whole genome shotgun sequence genome and encodes:
- the LOC143414193 gene encoding uncharacterized protein LOC143414193, with the translated sequence MATFYTRCLQELPKLNITDVHRICRVTTTPASKLDKGFKLYAASYIHNYEVSNKDRLSGEVGVRALCYRSMRKSEAPHRLSIKLLDSSPVILTHSQCSCVAGAVMCNHTVALLFQTAHYSQLRVPVVPPVHSCTESEQQWHKPRTVGVRPGPINSMIFTKPVPNRMAQTGVRSGFYRGMVGPLPDPCLFRITEAYAKFNIEDRPLVTTMNMRPDKPLVESAFGLVQEGSVLSYQQPVLTTRYITLHRDAPPTPHLPLEGYDILPSDCVFVCSEEKLLHLKSLSVTLEMAHKIEEATREQSSSSEWHQLRRPRVTASRFREVCHVRGQSSAESLAERILKGTRQTADMRRGTEMEPAIAAEYSRLMNVNYSPCGLVIHPIAPWLAASPDGVVFDPNEYPQFGFVEFKCPNVQNFIDCKYVQMECGTPKLKKSHAYYWQVQGQLLISGMQWCDFVVWAQEDYLVQRIYMDIDVHNAIREKADYFFFYIYMPRYPCLKKMNSENSKKKNRSFRLAGTK